In Flammeovirgaceae bacterium 311, one DNA window encodes the following:
- a CDS encoding GntR family transcriptional regulator (COG1167 Transcriptional regulators containing a DNA-binding HTH domain and an aminotransferase domain (MocR family) and their eukaryotic orthologs), which translates to MDYPYLNLLEIDKDKSSPVYLQISQGLAGLIKQGVLKPGQKLPGARLLAEILHLNRNTVTLAMDELQAEGWVVGRERSGLFVNDRLPIVTIEEEASSANGALPAEGFAGGTAFPLEQNLLLESPELHQCALEFNDGFPDPRLSPLQELGREYRRLHKKANPLRLFSYSEAQGDPFFRKMVCQQLNEVRGFAVSSADIFISRGSVMGIYLLARTTLKPGDTVVIGELNYRTANLCFEQCGARLLRIPVDAKGIDTGALEALLQQQLVRMLYITSHHQHPTTVMLAPERRLHLYELARKYKFYILEDDYDFDYHYENKPTLPIASMDRQGLVIYTGSYSKVIYPTIRVGFVVAPQALIQEMIKYRRIIDRQGDHLIERALANLIQEGTLQRYLRKSKNIYKKRKEFFCQLLRKDFSRYLDFQEPEGGMAVWVKFKDAFPLVKVSEACKTRSLHLSNGLSYNPPGKQLNACRMGFAGMTEKEMLQACGILKEVLEEMKP; encoded by the coding sequence ATGGATTACCCTTACCTGAATTTGCTGGAGATCGATAAAGATAAATCCAGCCCGGTGTACCTGCAGATTTCACAGGGCCTGGCAGGCCTCATTAAGCAGGGAGTGCTGAAGCCCGGGCAAAAGCTACCCGGAGCCCGCCTGCTGGCTGAAATTCTGCACTTAAACCGAAATACGGTTACATTAGCCATGGATGAGCTCCAGGCAGAAGGATGGGTAGTGGGCAGGGAGCGGAGCGGGCTTTTTGTAAATGACAGGCTGCCTATCGTTACCATTGAAGAAGAAGCCTCTTCTGCAAATGGAGCTCTTCCTGCAGAGGGGTTTGCAGGAGGAACAGCTTTTCCGCTGGAGCAAAACCTGCTGCTGGAGAGCCCGGAACTGCACCAGTGTGCCCTGGAATTCAATGATGGCTTTCCCGATCCCAGGCTAAGTCCTTTGCAGGAGCTGGGGCGGGAGTATCGCCGTCTTCACAAAAAGGCTAACCCGCTGCGCCTGTTTAGCTATTCCGAGGCTCAGGGTGATCCTTTCTTCCGCAAAATGGTTTGCCAGCAGCTCAATGAGGTAAGGGGCTTTGCTGTATCGTCGGCAGATATTTTTATTTCGAGGGGAAGTGTGATGGGAATTTATTTACTGGCCCGTACTACTTTAAAGCCCGGCGATACGGTAGTGATAGGTGAATTAAACTACCGCACAGCCAATCTTTGCTTTGAGCAATGCGGAGCCAGGCTGCTACGAATTCCTGTTGATGCAAAAGGGATAGACACCGGAGCACTGGAGGCCCTGTTGCAGCAGCAGCTTGTGCGTATGCTGTACATTACCTCTCACCACCAGCATCCTACTACGGTAATGCTGGCTCCGGAGAGACGGTTACATTTATATGAGCTGGCCAGGAAATATAAGTTCTACATCCTGGAAGATGATTACGATTTTGATTATCACTATGAGAACAAGCCGACCCTGCCCATTGCCAGCATGGACCGGCAGGGCCTGGTGATTTATACCGGTTCTTACTCAAAGGTGATCTATCCTACCATTCGCGTAGGCTTTGTGGTTGCACCCCAGGCGCTGATTCAGGAAATGATTAAGTACCGCCGCATTATAGACAGGCAGGGTGACCATCTCATAGAACGTGCTCTTGCAAATCTGATACAGGAGGGCACACTGCAGCGCTACCTGCGCAAGAGCAAGAACATTTATAAGAAGCGTAAAGAATTTTTTTGCCAGCTGCTGCGCAAGGATTTTAGCCGGTACCTCGATTTTCAGGAGCCTGAGGGCGGCATGGCGGTATGGGTAAAATTTAAAGATGCTTTTCCGCTGGTTAAGGTATCAGAAGCCTGTAAAACCCGGAGTCTCCATCTCTCCAACGGGCTAAGCTACAACCCGCCGGGCAAACAGTTAAATGCCTGCCGGATGGGCTTTGCCGGCATGACGGAAAAAGAGATGCTACAGGCCTGCGGTATATTGAAGGAAGTGCTGGAGGAGATGAAGCCCTGA